A single Tenacibaculum sp. Bg11-29 DNA region contains:
- a CDS encoding uracil-DNA glycosylase family protein, with the protein MKNLLLEIQQCKICENFIEPRPVVIAQKVSKIIIIGQAPGVKVHTSGVPWDDASGKQLRKWLGVTDKQFYNMENFGIIPMGFCYPGKGKSGDLPPRKECAPQWHHLLLEKMLNVELVILIGMYAQKYYLKNTAKRTLTDTVSSFEEYLPKYMVLPHPSPRNRFWLTKNPWFSQSVLPILKNKVADIVQ; encoded by the coding sequence ATGAAAAATTTATTATTAGAAATTCAACAATGTAAAATTTGTGAAAATTTTATAGAGCCTAGACCAGTTGTAATTGCTCAAAAAGTGTCAAAAATTATAATTATAGGTCAAGCACCAGGAGTTAAAGTTCATACTTCAGGTGTTCCTTGGGATGATGCGAGTGGAAAACAGTTAAGAAAATGGCTTGGAGTTACCGATAAACAATTTTATAACATGGAGAATTTTGGAATTATTCCTATGGGGTTTTGTTATCCAGGAAAAGGAAAATCTGGAGATTTACCACCTAGAAAAGAATGTGCACCTCAATGGCATCATTTATTATTAGAGAAAATGTTAAATGTAGAGCTGGTAATTTTAATAGGAATGTATGCTCAAAAATATTATTTGAAAAATACGGCAAAAAGAACTCTAACTGATACAGTGAGTTCTTTTGAAGAATATTTACCTAAATACATGGTTTTGCCTCATCCATCACCAAGAAATCGATTTTGGTTAACTAAAAACCCTTGGTTCTCACAAAGTGTATTACCGATACTTAAAAATAAAGTCGCTGATATAGTACAATAA
- a CDS encoding TonB-dependent receptor domain-containing protein, giving the protein MAGKIYDEYLEPFPSALITFGNQRISSEFDGSFTLKGVAKFPFKIKVTALGYQSEEVDVLNGDQELNIILKENTTLDEVVISASRSPERIIESPVTIERIGVSDIRKNTSVSFYDGLTNLKGIESREASYGYKSINSRGFSTFDNTRFVQLVDGVETSIPALNFSAGNLLGLSDLDVKNVEILPGASSALYGANAFNGILLMTSKNPFDYDGISAYFKTGITSQKEAGNNQFYDGGIRMAYRFSDYFAGKVNMVAYKAEEWHANDDRNTSGVGGVVKEGNRNDTSDYDGVNFYGDEFVITIPGIGRVSRTGYSEKELYEYDGHSVKFDGSLHYRPMGNDKLEIVFNSRFSTGNNLYQGTNRFSQEGYYLEQHKLEILGANFFLRGYYTGNESGRAHDLRFAGAALNETYNPSRAWFTEYATAYSGFVPGVLGGSDLQARTFADRNRLKPGTSQFKDALEGIKDRPINQGGAGVADQTGYYHVDGNYNFKNLISWAEIQVGGSYREFNINSQGTLFTDKDGPIKSDMFGLYAQVQKELLDERLKFTGSLRYDEAKNFKGNYSPRIALTYDVGGSKNKIIRVSYQTGFRNPSTTEQYFGLQSGPNRFILGTSLDNLDRFSGIVNNNDGSTNTLTGQDAFKKAFILENGSLVKSNIDLIKPERVTSYELGYRSIVNVGATSIIELDVNGYYNQYKDFVAFKNVLVPNYDGLAANGNSAFDNEDLTQFTLNTNTKANVDSYGVGVGITTKVFKDFNFGANYTLSKMIFDQVSDPNFQPGYNTPEHQVKFMLGNANLFKNFGFNVNVRWQNEFLWQSSFLNGAVEDRIILDAQLNYRIPSMKSRFKIGGTNLSGKEYTVAPGSGLIGSLYYISWVIND; this is encoded by the coding sequence ATGGCTGGGAAAATTTATGATGAGTATCTAGAGCCTTTCCCAAGTGCTCTAATTACTTTTGGAAATCAAAGAATTAGTTCTGAATTTGATGGTAGTTTTACGTTAAAAGGAGTTGCTAAATTTCCTTTTAAAATTAAAGTTACGGCTTTAGGTTATCAATCAGAAGAGGTCGATGTTCTTAACGGAGATCAGGAGTTAAATATTATTCTTAAAGAGAATACGACCTTAGATGAAGTTGTAATATCAGCATCACGATCACCAGAGCGTATAATCGAATCGCCTGTAACGATTGAAAGAATAGGTGTTTCTGATATAAGAAAAAACACTTCTGTTTCTTTTTATGATGGATTAACGAATTTAAAAGGAATTGAATCTAGAGAGGCTAGCTATGGTTATAAATCGATAAATTCACGTGGTTTTTCTACTTTTGATAACACAAGGTTTGTTCAGTTAGTAGACGGAGTTGAAACCTCAATTCCAGCATTAAATTTTTCTGCAGGTAATCTTTTAGGATTGTCGGACTTAGATGTTAAAAATGTAGAGATATTACCTGGTGCTTCTTCAGCCTTGTATGGTGCAAATGCATTTAATGGTATTTTATTAATGACGAGTAAAAACCCCTTTGATTATGATGGAATCAGTGCTTATTTTAAGACAGGTATAACATCGCAAAAGGAAGCTGGAAATAATCAATTTTATGATGGTGGAATAAGAATGGCCTATAGGTTTAGTGATTATTTTGCAGGAAAAGTTAACATGGTTGCTTATAAAGCAGAGGAATGGCATGCTAATGATGATCGTAACACATCAGGCGTAGGTGGAGTTGTTAAAGAAGGAAATAGAAATGATACTTCTGATTATGATGGTGTTAATTTTTATGGTGATGAATTTGTTATAACGATACCTGGAATAGGTAGAGTTAGTAGAACTGGATATTCTGAAAAAGAATTATATGAGTATGATGGACATAGCGTAAAATTTGATGGTTCATTACATTATAGACCTATGGGGAATGATAAGCTAGAAATAGTTTTTAACTCTCGTTTTTCAACGGGTAACAACTTATACCAAGGTACTAATAGGTTTTCTCAAGAAGGTTATTATTTAGAGCAGCATAAATTAGAGATTTTAGGTGCGAATTTCTTTTTGAGAGGGTATTATACAGGTAACGAATCTGGCCGAGCACATGATTTGCGATTTGCTGGAGCTGCGTTAAATGAAACATATAACCCGTCTAGAGCATGGTTTACTGAGTATGCTACAGCGTATTCAGGATTTGTGCCTGGAGTTTTAGGAGGAAGTGATCTTCAAGCAAGAACTTTCGCAGATAGAAATAGGTTAAAGCCAGGTACATCTCAGTTTAAAGACGCTTTAGAAGGGATTAAAGATAGACCGATAAATCAAGGAGGTGCTGGCGTTGCTGATCAAACTGGTTATTATCATGTTGATGGTAATTATAATTTTAAAAATTTAATTAGTTGGGCTGAAATTCAAGTAGGGGGTTCTTATCGTGAATTTAACATTAATTCTCAAGGAACTTTGTTTACTGATAAAGACGGTCCTATTAAGTCAGACATGTTTGGTTTATATGCGCAAGTTCAAAAAGAACTATTAGACGAACGTTTAAAGTTTACAGGGTCATTACGTTATGATGAAGCTAAGAATTTTAAAGGGAATTATTCGCCAAGAATTGCTTTAACCTACGATGTAGGTGGAAGTAAAAATAAAATAATAAGAGTTTCATATCAAACTGGTTTTAGAAATCCGAGTACAACAGAACAGTATTTTGGATTACAATCAGGTCCTAATAGATTTATATTAGGAACATCTCTTGATAATTTAGACCGATTTTCTGGTATAGTTAATAATAATGATGGAAGTACAAATACATTAACAGGACAAGATGCTTTTAAAAAAGCATTTATTTTAGAAAATGGGAGTTTAGTTAAATCTAATATTGATCTAATAAAACCAGAAAGAGTAACTTCTTACGAATTAGGATATAGAAGTATTGTTAATGTTGGTGCTACTAGTATTATTGAATTAGATGTTAATGGTTATTATAATCAATATAAAGACTTTGTTGCATTTAAGAATGTTTTAGTACCTAACTATGATGGTTTAGCAGCTAATGGTAATAGTGCTTTTGATAATGAAGATTTAACACAGTTCACATTAAATACAAATACTAAGGCTAATGTTGACTCTTATGGTGTTGGTGTTGGAATAACAACAAAGGTGTTTAAAGATTTTAATTTTGGGGCTAACTATACTTTAAGTAAAATGATTTTTGATCAAGTCTCAGATCCAAACTTTCAGCCAGGTTATAATACTCCAGAACATCAAGTTAAATTTATGCTGGGTAATGCTAATTTGTTTAAGAATTTTGGGTTTAATGTTAATGTTAGATGGCAAAATGAGTTTTTATGGCAATCTAGCTTCTTAAATGGTGCTGTTGAAGATAGAATTATTTTAGATGCACAGCTTAATTACAGAATACCTTCAATGAAATCTAGATTTAAAATCGGAGGAACAAACTTATCAGGTAAAGAATATACCGTTGCGCCAGGTTCAGGTTTAATAGGGTCTTTATACTATATTTCTTGGGTGATAAATGATTAA
- a CDS encoding Na(+)-translocating NADH-quinone reductase subunit F — MQILNKQELHNLGMNIVGKKLQEQGYEFVAINSQLKKHPQFVLFKKGEPTIFVLVKTTNNIQTPEEYDVLWMETFKEHAKKQNAKIWFAGVGIANAESVELPVFKDQPYYVAFNDFIKI; from the coding sequence ATGCAGATACTTAACAAGCAAGAACTTCATAACTTAGGGATGAATATTGTGGGTAAAAAATTGCAAGAACAAGGTTATGAATTTGTTGCAATTAATAGTCAGTTAAAAAAGCATCCGCAGTTTGTTCTATTTAAAAAAGGAGAACCTACCATTTTTGTTTTAGTAAAAACAACGAATAATATTCAGACACCAGAAGAATATGATGTTTTATGGATGGAAACATTTAAAGAACATGCAAAAAAACAAAATGCAAAAATATGGTTTGCAGGTGTGGGTATTGCAAATGCAGAGAGTGTAGAATTACCTGTTTTTAAGGACCAACCTTACTATGTCGCATTTAATGATTTCATAAAGATTTAA
- the hflX gene encoding GTPase HflX, with protein MTETREAVSEKAVLIGIITQHQNEKQSEEYLDELEFLTLTAGGVAVKRFVQKMEKPNPKTFLGTGKLEEVRMYIESHNIGTAIFDDELSPAQLRNIENILDCKVLDRTNLILDIFASRAQTSSAKAQVELAQCQYLLPRLTRLWTHLDKQKGGIGMRGPGETEIETDRRIIREKITLLKKKLATIDRQMAVQRKNRGKMVRVALVGYTNVGKSTLMNVISKSDVFAENKLFATLDTTVRKVVIKNLPFLMTDTVGFIRKLPTQLVESFKSTLDEVREADLLLHIVDICHPNFEDHIASVNKILDEIGSANKPTVMVFNKIDAYTYETIDEDDLITEKTKAHYTLDDWKKTWMNDLEEESLFISALNKDNLENFKEKVYELVKKIHIQRFPYNNFLYQEYE; from the coding sequence ATGACAGAAACACGTGAAGCAGTATCAGAAAAAGCGGTTTTAATTGGTATTATAACCCAGCATCAAAACGAAAAGCAATCTGAAGAATATTTAGATGAGTTAGAATTTTTAACTTTAACTGCTGGAGGTGTTGCTGTAAAGCGTTTTGTGCAAAAAATGGAGAAACCGAATCCTAAAACTTTTTTAGGAACAGGGAAGTTAGAGGAGGTTAGAATGTATATTGAATCACACAATATAGGTACAGCAATTTTCGATGATGAACTATCACCTGCGCAATTAAGAAATATTGAAAATATTTTAGATTGTAAGGTGTTAGATAGAACAAATTTAATTCTTGATATTTTTGCAAGTAGAGCTCAAACAAGTTCAGCTAAAGCACAAGTAGAGTTGGCTCAATGTCAATATTTATTACCTAGATTAACAAGATTATGGACTCACCTTGATAAGCAAAAAGGAGGTATAGGTATGCGTGGGCCTGGTGAAACAGAAATAGAAACTGACCGTCGTATTATTCGAGAAAAAATCACTTTGTTAAAGAAGAAACTTGCCACTATTGATAGGCAGATGGCAGTACAAAGAAAAAATAGAGGTAAAATGGTTCGTGTGGCATTAGTAGGGTATACTAATGTTGGTAAGTCAACTTTAATGAATGTAATAAGTAAAAGTGATGTGTTTGCAGAAAATAAGTTATTTGCAACGCTTGATACAACGGTAAGAAAGGTTGTTATAAAGAATCTCCCGTTTTTAATGACAGATACTGTTGGTTTTATTAGAAAGTTACCAACGCAATTGGTAGAATCATTTAAATCTACTTTAGATGAAGTTCGTGAAGCTGACTTATTATTGCATATCGTAGATATTTGTCACCCAAATTTTGAAGACCATATTGCATCTGTAAATAAAATTTTAGATGAAATTGGTAGCGCAAATAAACCAACCGTAATGGTATTTAATAAAATTGACGCGTATACATATGAAACAATTGATGAGGATGACTTAATTACAGAAAAAACAAAAGCTCATTATACTTTAGATGATTGGAAAAAAACATGGATGAATGATTTAGAAGAAGAAAGTCTATTTATTTCTGCACTTAATAAAGATAATTTAGAAAATTTTAAAGAAAAGGTGTATGAATTAGTTAAGAAAATACATATTCAGCGTTTTCCTTATAATAATTTTTTATACCAAGAATACGAGTAA
- a CDS encoding energy transducer TonB, with protein sequence MKNITVILLMCFSVFQIFSQKVCLLEDKALIDVNTLNKCAVEKKQKKQKVDDVIVSSKRYFKKRVYLEEAAELASSLKEKTISDIQVVNDFKIDLVLEALESKEKEVSFDSVEEIPLFTSCLDSTVDKLVCFNSEIQKHINTTFQYPDKAIQQGIEGDITVSFIIDKKGEIKNIKASGDKYQEVLNIEAKRIVSLLPVFKAGKQDGKELNVFYSFSMSFSLD encoded by the coding sequence ATGAAAAATATAACTGTAATATTGTTGATGTGTTTTTCTGTATTTCAAATTTTTTCACAAAAGGTTTGTTTGTTGGAAGACAAGGCGCTAATTGATGTGAATACACTTAATAAATGTGCTGTAGAGAAAAAACAAAAAAAACAAAAGGTTGATGACGTAATTGTATCTAGTAAAAGATACTTTAAAAAGAGAGTTTATTTAGAAGAAGCTGCTGAATTAGCAAGTAGCCTAAAAGAAAAAACTATTTCTGATATTCAGGTTGTCAATGATTTTAAAATAGATTTGGTGTTAGAGGCACTAGAATCTAAAGAAAAGGAAGTTTCTTTCGATTCAGTAGAAGAAATACCTTTATTTACCTCTTGTTTAGATAGTACGGTAGACAAACTAGTGTGTTTTAATTCTGAAATTCAGAAGCATATAAATACTACGTTTCAATACCCTGATAAAGCAATCCAACAAGGAATTGAAGGAGACATAACTGTAAGTTTTATTATTGATAAAAAAGGTGAAATTAAAAATATAAAAGCGTCAGGAGATAAATATCAGGAGGTTTTAAATATTGAGGCAAAAAGAATAGTTTCCTTATTACCTGTTTTCAAAGCAGGGAAACAAGATGGTAAAGAGTTGAATGTTTTTTATAGTTTTTCGATGAGTTTTAGTTTAGATTAA
- a CDS encoding energy transducer TonB, translating into MSQEVCESPEENELDLNSITKCSIKESKNKRDKKTRQISVKVSASRRYLKKREALKKQNVSGATGVGLASVKSTNEKTEITKTLSLKNSIESLKEKLSAEEVKKASRFTTVDKLPMFKGCKKVKKSESMDCFNEGMISHISKHFRYPSKAVKESIQGDVWVRFIIDKNGDIRNIKTLGPKNASILNKEAVRVVLKLPKFIPARKNGGRIAVKYGFPIAFALEE; encoded by the coding sequence ATGTCACAAGAGGTTTGTGAATCTCCAGAAGAAAACGAATTAGATTTAAATAGTATAACTAAATGTTCTATTAAAGAGTCTAAAAATAAGAGAGATAAAAAAACTAGGCAAATATCTGTTAAAGTATCTGCTAGTAGAAGATATCTTAAGAAAAGAGAAGCTTTGAAGAAGCAAAATGTGTCAGGAGCAACGGGTGTTGGTCTTGCTAGTGTAAAAAGTACTAATGAAAAGACAGAAATAACAAAAACATTGTCTTTAAAAAATAGTATTGAAAGTCTTAAGGAGAAATTATCTGCAGAAGAAGTTAAAAAAGCTTCACGATTTACTACAGTAGATAAATTACCAATGTTTAAGGGGTGTAAGAAAGTGAAAAAATCTGAAAGTATGGATTGTTTCAATGAAGGAATGATTAGCCATATATCTAAACACTTCAGGTACCCGAGTAAAGCAGTAAAAGAGTCAATTCAGGGAGATGTTTGGGTTCGTTTTATTATCGACAAAAACGGTGATATTCGAAATATAAAAACATTGGGACCTAAAAATGCTAGTATACTTAATAAAGAGGCTGTTAGGGTGGTCTTAAAATTACCAAAATTCATTCCGGCGAGAAAAAATGGAGGAAGGATTGCTGTGAAATATGGCTTTCCCATAGCCTTTGCTTTAGAAGAATAA
- a CDS encoding energy transducer TonB: MKPLVMRSLLFFVFFVFSVCIASSQEVCESPDESSEVDLNSITKCAITPLKKSKDKRSRQIRVKVSARRRVLKRKATASANSLSASSVDASSIKNATAPVSGLTTSGVSSLPVKEQTANLKSVSALKETKAKSNIERLKDKLSKEEVSKALRFTYADRIPTFKGCEKAKKGERSDCFNNEMVSHISKHFNYPAEAVRSHLEGEVWVRFIIDKDGYVKNIKTLGPDNGEILNDEAIRVVSKLPRFKPAKKEGKRISTKYGFPINFSLEE, from the coding sequence ATGAAACCCTTAGTTATGAGAAGTTTATTGTTTTTTGTGTTTTTTGTTTTTAGTGTATGTATTGCTTCTTCGCAAGAAGTTTGTGAATCGCCTGATGAAAGTTCTGAAGTTGATTTAAACAGTATTACAAAATGTGCAATTACCCCATTAAAAAAATCGAAAGATAAAAGATCACGTCAAATTAGAGTTAAAGTATCAGCTAGAAGAAGAGTATTGAAAAGAAAAGCAACAGCTTCAGCTAATAGTTTAAGCGCTTCTAGTGTAGATGCATCATCTATTAAAAATGCGACAGCTCCAGTTAGTGGTTTAACTACTTCAGGAGTAAGTTCATTGCCCGTAAAAGAACAAACAGCTAATTTAAAATCTGTAAGTGCTTTAAAGGAAACGAAAGCAAAAAGTAATATTGAAAGGTTAAAAGATAAGCTTTCGAAAGAAGAAGTTAGTAAAGCATTAAGATTTACATATGCAGATAGAATACCAACTTTTAAAGGGTGCGAAAAAGCAAAGAAAGGTGAAAGGTCAGACTGTTTTAATAACGAAATGGTAAGCCATATATCTAAACACTTTAATTACCCAGCAGAGGCTGTAAGATCTCATTTAGAAGGTGAGGTTTGGGTGCGATTTATTATCGATAAGGATGGCTATGTTAAAAATATTAAAACGTTAGGTCCAGATAATGGTGAAATACTAAATGATGAAGCTATTCGTGTAGTTTCAAAGTTACCTAGATTTAAACCTGCTAAAAAAGAGGGAAAACGTATATCTACAAAATATGGTTTTCCAATTAATTTCTCTTTAGAAGAATAA